The sequence CGGCAACCCTGGATCATCTACGGCGTCATGCGCACCTCTGCCGCCGCGACATCGACTCCGGCGCTGGGCCCGACGTTCGCCATCTTTCTCGTGCTCTACGTTGCGCTCGGTCTCACGCTGACGCGCCTGCTGCTCCTCCTCGCCCAACGCGAACGACGGCGGGCCGCCATCATCCAAGCGCGGGAAATCCCGCGACCCTGATGACCAACTTGACGCTCGCCGACGGCATCGCAGCGATCCTTTTGCTCGCCCTGACCGCCTACGCGGTGCTGGCTGGCGCGGACTTCGGCGGCGGCGTCTGGGATCTCTTCGCGTCTGGCCCTCGGAGGAAAGCGCAGCGGACCGCGATCGCGGGAGCGATGGGACCCGTGTGGGAGGCGAACCATGTCTGGCTGATCTTTCTGCTTGTCGGCCTCTTCACCGCCTTCCCCACGGTGTTCGCCGCGCTGAGCGTTGCCCTCTACCTGCCATTCACGATCGCATTGCTGGGCATCATCCTGCGCGGCGCGGCGTTCGCTTTCCAGGCCCACGGCGAGGAGGCCGTTGGCGAGCTCGCGCCCTGGGGCTTCGTCTTCGGCGCCGCCAGCATCATCGCGCCGGCGTTTCTTGGAGCCGCGCTGGCCGCTGTTGCCACGGGCTCGGTCCGGGCCGCCGGCGGACCGGATGTGACCACGGGTTGGATTAGTTGGCTTGCCATCGACATGGCCTTACTGGCGATCGCCCTCGCCGCCTACCTCGCAGCGACCTACCTGATGGTCGAAACGGAGGACGACCCGCCCCTACAGGCCGATTTCCGCCGGCGCGCCTTCGGTGCCGCGATCGTCTCCGGCATCCTGGCCGTGGCTGGCCTCGTTCTCGCCTGGCGACAGGCACCGCTGTTATGGTCCGACCTCACCGGTCGAGGCCTCTGGCTGTTGATCATCGCGCTGGCGAATGGTCCGATCGCCGCGCTCGCGGTCTGGCGCGGGTCGCCCAGGATCGCCCGAGTCGCGGTGGCGGCGCAGATGGTCTTCGTCCTCTGGGCGTGGGCCGTCGGCCAATGGCCGGCGCTCGTGCCCCCCGACTTCACGATTCACGGGAGTGCGGCGACAGAGACCACCCTGCGCGCGCTGACGATCACGATAGCCGTGGGGATGGTCGTCCTCGCGCCATCGCTATGGCTGCTCTTCCACGTCTTCAAAGGCCGCAACCCAGCCGCGGCGCTCACCCACCCCAGCCCCTAAGATTTGTCCCGGGAAACTGCCCCTCCGGCGGTTTCCCGGCCCTACGTCTTTGCGGCCGGCTTGGGCAAATGTTGGTCGACCCAGCTCCGCAATGCCGGTTCAGGGTAGGCCCCCGTGATGCGCGCGATCTCCTTCCCGTGATCGATCAAGACAAGGGTCGGGATGCCGCGAATGCCAAACCGCTGGGACAGGTTCGGCGCGTTATCGCTGTTGACCTTGACAAGCTTCAGCTTGCCGGGCAGATCCGTCGCAATCCTTTCGACGACAGGCGACACGATCCGGCAGGGGCCGCACCACGGTGCCCAAAAATCGACCAGCACCGGCAGCGCGCTTTGCTCGACGACCGCCGGATACTCCGCCTCACCGCTTTCGGCCAGCCATGGCAACGTGTGGCCGCAGTTGCCACAATGCGGGACGCCGCCCGCCGCCGGTGGGACGCGGTTCATCTTGCCGCAGTTTGGGCAGCGGACCAGCGCCGGTTCGTTCGCGGTGGCGTTCATCAGCTCGTCACGCGGACGGGGCGGACTTCCTCCTACTTTTGATCATAGGCTCAAGCCCTCCGCTTTCCCCGGCGGAGGGTCGGGGTGGGGCCCGTAAGATTGACGGAGCGTGCGGATCGGAATCCTCGTCATTGCTACCGGCCTCGTGCTGTCGGGATGCGGACAACAGCCGACCTTTTACGCGGCCCACAGCTACAACTGCTGCATCGAAAACACGGGGAACCTCACCTGGCACGCCGGACAGAGCGTCGCCCTCCACTGGCAATCGACACCCGCGGTAATGACGACCGACTCCAACCGACACGCTATCTTTCTCTCCGTCAGCCTCACCGGCCCTTTCGCGAGCGTCGACGCGCTCAAACAGGCGACAAGTCATGGCTCGAAACCGGCCGGGGTGAGAACTATCACGGCGGCTCCGGTCTCCGCGAACGATCGAACGGTTGAAACGCCAGCCAGCCAGCTCGACCTGCCCGCGGATCTGCCGCCCGGCTACTACAACCTTGGAACGCAGGCGGCCGTAGGCAGTGGGTCGGCAGGTGGAGGCGCAATCGTCATCGTCGTCCCTTGAGACCCCGTCGTCTCCTTGCCTGAGCCGCCGGTGTGAGCGTGTAGCCTAGTGGCTTCGCATCAGGCGAAAAGGAGGCGCGATAACCATGGCCCAGCAGTTGGATACGACAAAGGGGTGGTGCTGCGACGGACGAACCTGGTCGGAGCATGCAGAGCACGGCGGGAGCGGGAAGTGCTGCCAACCGCAAGGCAAGCAGATTAACGACCTTCCGGCTGAGGGCAAGCGCAAGGCGCAGGAGCGGATTGCGGGGATGCGTGATGCAGGCTGATTAGTCGAGTTCGTCGTCGAGCGTTCGGACGCCTCTGGGGGAGGGTCGGCGTGGGGCCTACGTCCAGTCGTTCCAGGAGCGGGTCATCGCGACCCGGGCGTCAGCAAAGCGCGCGCGCAGCACGGCAAGCGCAGCCGCCCCGACCAGGAGGAGAATCGCGACCAGGCCGAAGACGATGAAGAGCGGCACTTGCTGGATGAGGATGACGAGCGCGCGCAGGCTGGCGAGCGCCGCACCGGCAGCGCCGGCAAGGACGAGCGCCCGGCTGCGGGTCGCGATGCCGACCAGCAATGCCGCGGTTGCCTCACAGAGCAACAGGCCCGTGTACAGGGACGCTGACGTCGTCGGATCCAACGTCTGAAAGGCGGTCGTCCCCAGCAGCCCGGCCGATCCGATCCCGATCAACGCGTTCGCGAGCGACGGCAGTGGCGCCTTGAACCGGCGATCGGCATGAAGCATGATCCCGCCGGCCACCAGCGCCAGTCCGGGAGCCACCACGTACCACTGGACGTTATCGGCGCCGAGATAGCGCGCGATCCAGTAGCTGCCGAGTGAGGCGGTGATCAGCGCGGCGTAGTCGAAGGCCGGCGTCGCACTGATCCGTGCATCGACCGCCAACATCAGCGCCAATGCCCAGATGGCGGCAAGCGCGGCGAAGGCCGCGGGGTTGCCGGTCGTCGAGAAATCAGTAACGGCAAAGCAGGCCAGCGCGGTGAGCGCCATCAGGGCCAGCCCGCTGTAGCGATGCATGCCCTTCCAGATTTCGCGCTCGGTCCGGCGCCACGCAAAGCCCGCCGCGTAGATCGCCCAGGCGACCAACGTGAAGGTCAGCGGGTACCATTGCACCGCCGCCGAACCTGCCGCGAGCAGGCTGAAGAGGCCGAGCGCGCCGGTCAGGCTGGCAATTGGCACGCCGTAGGGTTCGTCCTCGACGGCGGTCGCCACGTAGATCGCGGCAGCGTAGCCGACCAACGCGATGCCGAGGATCGTCCGTTCCTCCTGCTGCATGCCGAGGTAAACGACGCCGGCCGCGACCGCCCCGGCCCATGCGTAGAGGGGCAAGCGCCACCTCTGGGCCGTGCCGAAGCGGTGCAGCACAACGGCGACGACGGCGTAGACCACCGGCAAGGGGCTGAACATCAGCTCGAGGGTGCTCGGCCCGGGGTTCGGTGGCGGCGGGACCACGACCTTCAGCAGCCAGTACCAGCCGTAGGTGAAGAATGCGCCCGCGAGGTAGAGCCACTCCGGCCGTTTGCTGTCGACCGCCATGAAGGTGCTCATCGCGCCGGCGGTGATCAGGATGGCTACGCGGAGCCAGTCGTAGTCCACCGGGAGGGCGGCAGCGATGACAGCCTGAACGACCGCCGTCACATATAAGAAGGTATGCATCCGGGTTCCCCGGTAAAGGCGGGCGACGATCGCCTTGCCGACCGCGAGCGCCAGGAACTCGACGGCTAGCGCGTTCAGGTCGAGGCCCAGCGCCTGGTTCGCGGTGATTGTGGTGAGTGTCACGCCGATCGCGACCGTCCACTGAATCGACTGCCGCTTCGAAAGCCAGGAGTAGAGCGCATAGGCGGCGGTGAGTACTCCGAACGTCCAGGCGAGGTACGTGAAGGTGGGCTGCGACGCCTGGCCTGCGCCGATCTCGCCAAGCGCCATGTACAGACTCCATGCGATCGCCATCGCCGCGACGGCATGCACAAACGGGGCGGCGACCCGCGCGAAGGCCGCGCCCAGCGAGCCGAGGCGGTCGCCGCGGAACGCCAGGAGGCTGAACAGGAACGCGAGCGGTGTGAGCGCGAGACCGCGCCAATCACCGAGCTGCAAGAGCATCACGTCGGCGATCCAGGCGCCGACGAGCGCGCCCAGGCTGAGCGCCGGCGCAAGCCGATCGCCACGGAGGTGTGCGTCAAGTCCGTAGAGGACCGCGATCACTGTCAACCCCGCCGTCGTCGGGTACCACGCTGATCCGGCGGATGGATCGGCCATCGTTGCGGTCGCGTAGATCGACCATCCCGCCGCGACGCCTGCAGCACCGGTGATCAACAGCTCCGGTTCGGAAGCGAAAAGGTTGCGGATCACCGGGCGCCGCGAGGCGACCACGATGTAGAAGGCCATGACCGGCGTGAAGGCCAGGCCGCGCCACGGCCAGATCTCCGTGCCATTGAGAAGGCAGAACCACGCGAGGCCCAGCGCAACCATCGCCGCCAACCCGCCATAGCGCTGCGCGGACAGCGTGGCATACCACGCATACAGCAGCGCGACGATGGCCAGCGACGCCGCGGCGATCAGCCACGCCTGATCGGGAGAACCGCTGAAGACGGTGGTGGCCGAGTAGGCGGTCCATAGCAACGCCAGCACAGCCGCCAGGTGAATGAAGGACTCACCCCAGGTCGCGAGCACGACGTCAACGCCGGGAATCCGCCGCGAGCGATAGGTCGCGAGGATATAGATGGCGATCAGCGGCGTGAGCAACAGACCCGTGAGCGGCTCGAGGTCGATGATGTTGAGCGCGGCCACCCATGCGACAGCGAGGAAAAGCATCGCCACGGCGCCGCCTTCCGCGCGCTTTGTCTGCAACCCGTACGCGACATAGAGGATGGTCACCAAGGCCGCGGTCACTGCCACGATCTGCCACTGGTCGCGGACCGGTAGATCGATGGCGGAGATCGCGGTCGCGGCGATCGCGCCGAGAGCGGTCACGTGGATCGCCCAGTCCGCAAGCCGTGAGAAGGCGGCATGAAATCTCGAGAAACGCCCCGACCGGTGGGCGATGACGAGGTAGACGCCGGCAGCGGGGGTCAGCAGTGACCCTCGCCAGCGCCCGGCGTCGACGAGGTCGAGGGCAGCATCCCAGGCAACCGCGAGCGCGAGCAGGCTGAGCAGCGCGTAGCCCTTCGACTCGAGATTGACGGCGAGCGCCCCGTAAAGGAGCGCACACGAGGCCGCGGCGATGGCGATCGCGAGGTCACGCGAAAGACCGTACTGCTGCAGCAGGAGGAAGACCCAGGCGGCGATGAAGGTCAGCGGCACCATGAGCGCCGCGATGGCGATGTAGGTCCGGCCGACCAGTCGCATCATGGGCAACCGGAAGCAGATCCAGCCGGCGACACCGAAGACGAGGTTGAGGACGAGTACGCCCACAAACCGAGCCGTGCTATCGACGGCAGTGAACGCCGAGAGCTCGAAGAGCAGGGTCGCCACGATCAGGAGGAAGGCGCCGACATAGGAGAGGATCAGGATGCTGCGATCGGCGAAGAACTCTCGCAGCGACCGGCTGGGAGCCGCGGGCGGAAGTGCAGCAGCCGTCGGCCGAGGCACGACAGCAGCCGGAAGCTCGGGCTGATGAATCTCCCTTTCCGCTTGAGGAGCCTCTTTCCCTCCCCGGCTCGCGGGGGAGGGTAGGGTGGTGGGGGCTGTTGCCACCATTCCTCGAGCCGCAGCGAGCACGTTCTGGGCGGCGTCAAGCCGAGCCTGGTAATGCGTCCTCAGGGCGTCAATCGCCGCCGGCGTCAGCTCACCCGCCGGCTC comes from Candidatus Dormiibacterota bacterium and encodes:
- a CDS encoding cytochrome d ubiquinol oxidase subunit II; protein product: MTNLTLADGIAAILLLALTAYAVLAGADFGGGVWDLFASGPRRKAQRTAIAGAMGPVWEANHVWLIFLLVGLFTAFPTVFAALSVALYLPFTIALLGIILRGAAFAFQAHGEEAVGELAPWGFVFGAASIIAPAFLGAALAAVATGSVRAAGGPDVTTGWISWLAIDMALLAIALAAYLAATYLMVETEDDPPLQADFRRRAFGAAIVSGILAVAGLVLAWRQAPLLWSDLTGRGLWLLIIALANGPIAALAVWRGSPRIARVAVAAQMVFVLWAWAVGQWPALVPPDFTIHGSAATETTLRALTITIAVGMVVLAPSLWLLFHVFKGRNPAAALTHPSP
- the trxA gene encoding thioredoxin; amino-acid sequence: MNATANEPALVRCPNCGKMNRVPPAAGGVPHCGNCGHTLPWLAESGEAEYPAVVEQSALPVLVDFWAPWCGPCRIVSPVVERIATDLPGKLKLVKVNSDNAPNLSQRFGIRGIPTLVLIDHGKEIARITGAYPEPALRSWVDQHLPKPAAKT